In Cytophagia bacterium CHB2, the following are encoded in one genomic region:
- the dnaA gene encoding chromosomal replication initiator protein DnaA, whose protein sequence is MLQLQNAEQTWTNCLSIIRDQIPESTFGTWFESTRGKALDDKNLVVEIPNDFVYQWLEGHYRELVHKAAFQVLGDEYLVTYVLAEARPLESESKPAEKISAPSARLTHDPASQISPHYKFQNFVEGSSNQFAKAAAVAVAEAPGKTSFNPLVVYGGVGLGKTHLIQAIGNLSLDNAMVTRALYVSSERFTNEFINSIQNNKTTEFSSNYRNVDLLIVDDIQFFMNKERTQEEFFHTFNALYQKGKQIVLSSDRPPKEIVGIEDRLLSRCQWGLVVDIQPPDLETRIAILQRKAEENGIDLPSDVIQLIAHNITSNIRELEGSLIRLLAFASVNKHDITLNLARHVLKDLFIQKLRNLTVEDIQKEVCDYYKMPDDMMRAKTRKKEVALARQIAMYLAKKLTKHSLKTIGLHFGGRDHTTVIHAIDAIEKLMETDIQIKSEVDVLKQRLSVA, encoded by the coding sequence ATGCTACAACTACAAAACGCTGAGCAAACCTGGACAAACTGCCTATCTATTATCCGCGACCAAATTCCCGAATCCACCTTTGGTACCTGGTTTGAAAGTACACGAGGAAAAGCGCTAGACGATAAAAACCTCGTGGTAGAGATTCCGAATGATTTTGTGTATCAGTGGTTGGAGGGGCATTATCGTGAGTTGGTGCACAAAGCCGCATTTCAAGTGTTGGGAGATGAGTACCTCGTCACCTATGTCCTTGCCGAAGCGCGGCCTCTAGAAAGCGAGAGCAAACCGGCGGAAAAAATTTCCGCGCCCAGCGCCCGCCTGACGCATGATCCTGCCAGTCAAATCAGCCCACATTACAAATTTCAAAATTTTGTCGAAGGTTCGAGCAATCAATTTGCGAAAGCCGCGGCCGTTGCCGTTGCCGAAGCGCCCGGCAAAACCTCGTTCAATCCGCTGGTGGTTTATGGCGGGGTGGGATTGGGCAAAACGCATTTGATTCAGGCCATCGGCAATCTCTCGCTCGACAACGCCATGGTCACCCGCGCGCTCTACGTCTCCAGCGAGCGTTTCACCAATGAGTTCATCAACTCGATTCAAAACAACAAGACCACGGAATTCAGCTCGAATTATCGCAATGTCGATTTGCTGATTGTCGATGATATTCAATTTTTTATGAATAAAGAGCGCACGCAGGAGGAATTTTTTCACACGTTCAATGCGCTCTATCAAAAGGGCAAACAGATCGTACTCTCCTCCGACCGGCCGCCCAAGGAAATCGTCGGCATCGAAGACCGCCTGCTCTCCCGTTGCCAGTGGGGATTGGTGGTGGACATCCAACCGCCGGATTTGGAAACACGCATCGCCATTTTGCAGCGCAAAGCGGAAGAGAATGGCATCGATCTGCCCAGCGATGTCATTCAATTGATCGCGCACAACATCACCAGCAACATCCGTGAGCTGGAAGGTTCGTTGATCCGGCTGCTGGCATTCGCCTCAGTCAACAAGCATGATATTACCCTGAATCTCGCCAGGCACGTTCTGAAAGACCTGTTCATTCAAAAGCTGCGCAATCTTACCGTTGAAGACATCCAAAAGGAAGTGTGTGATTATTATAAAATGCCGGATGACATGATGCGCGCCAAAACCCGCAAAAAGGAGGTGGCGCTCGCCCGGCAGATTGCCATGTACCTGGCCAAGAAACTCACCAAGCATTCGCTCAAAACCATCGGCCTGCATTTCGGCGGACGCGATCACACCACCGTGATTCATGCCATTGACGCCATCGAAAAGCTGATGGAAACGGATATCCAGATCAAATCGGAAGTGGACGTACTCAAACAACGTTTAAGCGTGGCCTGA